A window of the Sphaerobacter thermophilus DSM 20745 genome harbors these coding sequences:
- a CDS encoding sensor histidine kinase, with protein MSASKRRPILPLRRWLALALATTFFVPVVITGIVVYHVLGGPLEPLSTATEQIGRGTTRWHDPAWQDATRSDLAAMGIDFVLVEDGREVYRSTPDPLAGDGGQVRERWVERVAYPGTPRRVAYIYSDSGVGWNGQDGGPPEARFLAVPIVGLISLLLTLAGIGWFLGRTVVRPLAATSQAARQVAAGDLDVRLPSSRVREVAEVNAAFESMSAELRASLRQQAEFEHERRLFIGAVVHDLRTPLFALRGYLEGLEKGLDDTPEKRARYIAVAQEKAATLERLIGDLFDFTRLEYLEQTPNPEPLDLGALLDRLVEGFRPQADTKGVQLTLTIPPEPCWVQGDTHLLTRALSNLLDNALRYTPSGGQVRVACRTEPSGVIFTIADTGPGIPAHDLPNLFAPLYRGETSRNRRTGGAGLGLTIARRILLAHGGDLSAGNGQAGGAVFTGRLPHPTRDPRQPTAPVTLATSPGDSAATDG; from the coding sequence ATGAGCGCGTCCAAACGCCGCCCGATCCTGCCGCTCCGGCGCTGGCTGGCGCTGGCGCTCGCCACCACCTTCTTCGTTCCGGTCGTGATCACCGGCATCGTCGTCTACCACGTGCTGGGCGGCCCGCTGGAACCCCTGTCGACCGCGACGGAGCAGATCGGCCGGGGCACGACGCGCTGGCACGACCCTGCCTGGCAGGACGCGACCCGGTCGGACCTGGCGGCTATGGGGATCGACTTCGTCCTGGTCGAGGACGGCCGCGAGGTCTACCGCAGTACTCCCGACCCCCTTGCCGGAGACGGCGGGCAGGTCCGGGAGCGCTGGGTGGAGCGCGTGGCCTACCCCGGCACGCCCAGACGGGTGGCATACATCTACTCAGACTCCGGGGTGGGCTGGAACGGCCAGGACGGCGGACCACCCGAGGCCCGCTTCCTGGCCGTGCCAATCGTCGGGTTGATCAGCCTGCTGCTGACGCTTGCCGGGATCGGCTGGTTCCTCGGGCGCACCGTCGTCCGCCCGCTGGCCGCCACCAGCCAGGCGGCCCGGCAGGTCGCGGCCGGTGACCTCGACGTTCGGCTCCCGTCCTCGCGCGTCCGCGAAGTGGCCGAGGTCAACGCCGCCTTTGAGTCGATGAGCGCCGAGTTGCGCGCCTCGCTCCGACAGCAGGCGGAGTTCGAGCACGAGCGCCGACTCTTCATCGGCGCAGTCGTACACGACCTGCGAACCCCCCTCTTCGCCCTCCGCGGCTACCTGGAGGGGCTGGAAAAAGGGCTCGACGACACGCCGGAGAAGCGCGCACGCTACATCGCCGTCGCCCAGGAGAAGGCCGCCACGCTCGAGCGCCTGATCGGGGATCTCTTCGACTTCACCCGGCTGGAATACCTGGAACAGACCCCGAACCCGGAGCCGCTCGACCTCGGCGCGCTCCTGGACCGGCTGGTGGAAGGATTCCGACCGCAGGCCGACACCAAGGGGGTGCAGCTCACGCTGACCATCCCGCCCGAGCCCTGCTGGGTCCAGGGCGACACCCACCTCCTGACCCGCGCCCTGAGCAACCTGCTGGACAACGCGCTGCGCTACACCCCGAGTGGCGGCCAGGTGCGCGTGGCCTGCCGTACCGAGCCGAGCGGGGTGATCTTCACCATCGCCGACACCGGGCCGGGCATCCCGGCTCACGACCTGCCGAACCTCTTCGCCCCGCTCTACCGCGGCGAGACATCGCGCAACCGGCGCACCGGCGGCGCCGGGCTCGGCCTCACCATCGCCCGCCGCATCCTGCTGGCACACGGTGGGGACCTCTCGGCCGGCAACGGTCAGGCCGGCGGCGCCGTCTTCACCGGCCGCCTCCCGCACCCTACGCGCGACCCGCGCCAACCCACCGCGCCCGTCACCCTCGCCACCTCACCCGGCGACAGCGCGGCCACGGACGGGTAG
- a CDS encoding MMPL family transporter, producing the protein MFLRWGYFVARHRVAVMLLSLVLLLLMVPLIPSGLDRLSAEGWEDPAAESSVVARNLGDHFGEGGSVFWIIFSSDTLQATDPAFQAEVQQAIAPLADRPEIISIVGYANTGSEQFISADGRKTYVLINSSTRQGNAGEDLEEYRRLVQTPTLDHIWGGWDAAYQSFTTQAQNDLRRQEIVSLPITLVVLVLVFGSLVAAGLPLLVGILSIPAALGAISVMAHLTETSVYVLNIATILGLAVSIDYSLFIVSRFREELSRRDTPDALAITLASAGKAVFFSGMIVAVGLIALTIFPMYALRSLGIGGSLVVALAVFYALTFLPALLSLLGPRIDRLAVRGMAADHGQAEGLWGRLAGMVMRRPFMVLVPVLAVLILAGVPFLNVNFGTPGMDTLPPDDETRVAYDTLRTEFAFPEVSPIEVLLYPGSGQMTDPENIAALAQTVERVAALPGVESVESIFDLTPNGTASGPEELAAVLQSSDPAVAGRAYGLLNPTGARLRVDAAAAPESQEAKDLVYRLRDFGASETGGLEMLVGGASAVNADMVDSIVERIPYALGFIAVATYVVLCLLLGSLFLPFKAIVMAALSITASFGALVWVFQDGHLSGLLGFEPTGYIVPMVPVMMFCILFGLSMDYEVLMLSRMQEEYEKDRNNTRAVAVGLERTGRVITSAAIVMITVFGAAVVDRLLILQSLGVGMALAIFIDATIVRALLVPATMRVMGSINWWAPSWLRRLQDRLGVGEAAPEPLEQAAR; encoded by the coding sequence ATGTTCCTCCGCTGGGGATACTTTGTGGCGCGGCACCGTGTGGCGGTCATGCTCCTCTCGCTGGTTCTGCTCCTGTTGATGGTGCCGCTGATCCCCAGCGGCCTCGACCGTCTCTCGGCCGAGGGCTGGGAGGATCCCGCTGCGGAGTCATCGGTCGTCGCGCGGAACCTCGGAGACCACTTCGGTGAAGGGGGTTCCGTCTTCTGGATCATCTTCTCGTCGGACACCCTCCAGGCGACCGATCCGGCCTTCCAGGCCGAGGTGCAGCAGGCAATCGCGCCGCTGGCTGATCGCCCCGAGATCATCAGCATCGTCGGCTACGCCAATACCGGGTCAGAGCAGTTCATCTCCGCGGACGGTCGCAAGACCTACGTGCTGATCAACAGCAGCACGCGCCAGGGGAACGCGGGCGAGGACCTCGAGGAGTACCGCCGCCTGGTGCAGACCCCGACGCTCGATCACATCTGGGGCGGGTGGGACGCGGCTTATCAGTCGTTCACGACGCAGGCCCAGAATGATCTGCGGCGGCAGGAGATCGTCTCGCTGCCGATCACGCTGGTCGTGCTCGTGCTCGTCTTCGGCTCACTGGTCGCCGCCGGGCTGCCTCTGCTAGTAGGCATCTTGTCGATCCCGGCGGCGCTCGGCGCGATCTCCGTGATGGCGCACCTGACCGAAACGAGCGTCTACGTGCTCAACATCGCCACCATCCTCGGGCTGGCGGTCAGCATCGACTACTCGCTCTTCATCGTCAGCCGTTTCCGGGAGGAGTTGAGCCGTCGGGATACGCCGGATGCGTTGGCGATCACGCTTGCCTCGGCCGGGAAGGCGGTCTTCTTCTCGGGCATGATCGTCGCGGTCGGGCTCATCGCTCTCACGATCTTCCCCATGTACGCGCTGCGCTCCCTCGGCATCGGCGGCTCGTTGGTCGTCGCCCTCGCGGTCTTCTATGCGCTGACCTTCCTCCCGGCGTTGTTGAGCTTGCTCGGCCCGCGGATCGATCGGCTGGCGGTGCGGGGGATGGCGGCTGACCACGGGCAGGCTGAGGGCCTATGGGGCCGACTGGCCGGGATGGTGATGCGCCGGCCGTTCATGGTCCTGGTGCCGGTGCTCGCGGTGCTGATCCTGGCCGGGGTGCCCTTCCTCAACGTCAACTTCGGCACGCCCGGAATGGACACACTCCCGCCTGATGACGAGACGCGCGTGGCCTACGACACGCTCCGTACCGAGTTCGCTTTCCCGGAGGTGTCGCCGATCGAGGTGCTGCTCTACCCCGGTTCGGGGCAGATGACCGATCCGGAAAACATCGCGGCTCTGGCCCAGACGGTCGAGCGCGTGGCCGCGCTCCCCGGCGTGGAGTCGGTGGAGAGCATCTTCGATCTGACGCCCAATGGCACCGCGTCCGGTCCGGAGGAGTTGGCCGCCGTGCTCCAGTCGAGCGATCCGGCGGTCGCGGGGCGGGCGTATGGGCTCCTGAACCCCACGGGTGCCCGCCTGCGCGTCGACGCGGCGGCCGCACCCGAGAGCCAGGAGGCCAAGGATCTGGTGTACCGCCTGCGCGACTTCGGTGCGTCCGAGACCGGCGGCCTGGAGATGCTGGTCGGCGGGGCCAGTGCGGTCAATGCCGATATGGTGGACAGCATCGTCGAGCGCATCCCCTACGCGCTCGGGTTCATCGCGGTCGCTACCTATGTGGTGCTCTGCCTGCTGCTCGGCTCGCTCTTCCTGCCGTTCAAGGCGATCGTGATGGCCGCGCTCTCGATCACCGCTTCGTTCGGCGCGCTCGTCTGGGTCTTCCAGGACGGGCATCTCAGCGGCCTGCTCGGCTTCGAACCGACCGGCTACATCGTCCCGATGGTGCCGGTCATGATGTTCTGCATCCTGTTTGGGCTGTCGATGGACTACGAGGTTCTGATGCTGTCGCGGATGCAGGAAGAGTATGAGAAAGACCGCAACAACACGCGGGCTGTGGCCGTCGGGCTGGAGCGCACCGGCCGGGTGATCACCAGTGCGGCGATCGTCATGATCACCGTCTTCGGGGCGGCGGTGGTCGACCGGCTGCTGATCCTGCAGTCGCTGGGCGTGGGCATGGCGCTGGCCATCTTCATCGACGCGACGATCGTGCGAGCGCTGCTGGTCCCGGCCACGATGCGGGTCATGGGGTCGATCAACTGGTGGGCTCCGTCCTGGCTCCGGCGCCTGCAGGACCGCCTTGGGGTCGGCGAGGCGGCGCCCGAGCCGTTGGAGCAGGCAGCGCGCTAA
- a CDS encoding AAA family ATPase: protein MDIRRIYATIERDLVGRRTEAQLILAALGTGRDVLLEGPPGTTKSTLLRAICAAAEVPFYFVEGHADLTPAKILGHHSPVRVLQEGYTPEGFIYGPLPLAMRDGGIFYIEEFNRVPEDTLNTLLTAMAERELSIPRLGVVRAAPAFRLVAAMNPFDNIGTNRLSGAVADRLCRVHLDYQSAEEEREIVARRTGTPGGWLVDVAVEVVQRTRRHPDLRMGASVRGAIDFVLVAGQLAGLRGVRISPAPDDVTSRQLLVAAARTALAIKVAVRESSRRSADSIVEEIVLAVLDGQPEAPRYPDPGGPGRRPADHESSIRPGAGRGSGTGRATSRPPDHPVAPSHVNTTGSGRVYLGDEALDAAARRSASQRAVRAFAERHPHVTRALRRLPGVRTALETSLADGPPLPREILGEVHHLAGHADHRALVDRIARDVLVRMAQRDLDQHPGPGRLTSTPYRGEAAELDLDRSLERVLEQPEVTDEDLVVIERRPRKRAYALMLDVSGSMQGAAIYEAALALAAVAVRVDPDPFAVIAFWRDAAVLKRLDEPVDLDHLIDRVLSLPGRGLTNLALGLRVGLDELSRASTQERVGLLFSDGLRTAGPPPDAYAAAFPTLHVISTGRSEQSATACRELAALGDGRYAAITGLASIPTAISACLYG from the coding sequence ATGGACATCCGCCGCATCTACGCTACCATCGAGCGCGACCTGGTCGGGCGCCGGACAGAGGCGCAGTTGATCCTCGCCGCCCTCGGGACAGGGCGCGATGTCCTCCTCGAAGGCCCGCCCGGCACGACCAAGTCGACCCTGCTACGCGCCATCTGCGCGGCCGCGGAGGTCCCCTTCTACTTCGTCGAGGGACATGCCGACCTCACTCCGGCCAAGATCCTGGGCCACCACAGCCCGGTCCGCGTGCTCCAGGAGGGCTACACCCCGGAGGGCTTCATCTACGGCCCCCTACCCCTCGCTATGCGCGACGGCGGCATCTTCTACATCGAGGAGTTCAACCGGGTGCCGGAGGACACGCTCAACACGCTGCTGACTGCCATGGCCGAGCGCGAGTTGAGCATCCCCCGCCTGGGCGTCGTGCGCGCCGCGCCCGCGTTCCGCCTCGTCGCCGCCATGAACCCCTTCGACAACATCGGGACGAACCGCCTGTCGGGCGCGGTGGCCGACCGCCTCTGCCGGGTCCACCTTGACTACCAATCGGCCGAGGAGGAGCGGGAGATCGTCGCCCGCCGCACCGGCACACCCGGCGGCTGGCTGGTCGATGTCGCGGTCGAGGTCGTCCAGCGCACGCGCCGGCACCCCGATCTGCGCATGGGGGCGTCGGTCCGCGGCGCGATCGACTTCGTGCTGGTGGCGGGGCAGCTCGCCGGGCTCCGCGGCGTGCGGATCAGCCCCGCGCCGGACGATGTCACCTCCCGCCAGCTCCTCGTCGCCGCCGCGCGCACCGCGCTGGCGATCAAGGTCGCGGTGCGCGAGTCGTCCCGTCGGAGTGCCGACAGCATCGTCGAAGAGATCGTGCTTGCGGTCCTGGACGGCCAGCCGGAGGCGCCCCGATATCCCGACCCAGGCGGGCCCGGCCGCCGCCCCGCAGACCACGAGTCTTCCATCCGCCCGGGTGCCGGGCGCGGCAGCGGCACCGGCCGAGCCACCAGCCGGCCGCCGGACCACCCCGTCGCCCCGAGCCACGTCAACACCACCGGCAGCGGGCGCGTCTACCTCGGCGACGAGGCCCTGGACGCCGCAGCCCGGCGATCCGCCAGCCAGCGGGCCGTTCGCGCTTTCGCCGAGCGCCACCCGCACGTCACCCGCGCGCTCCGCCGCTTGCCCGGGGTGCGGACCGCGCTCGAGACCTCCCTCGCCGACGGCCCGCCGCTGCCGCGCGAGATCCTGGGCGAGGTCCACCACCTCGCCGGTCACGCCGACCACCGCGCACTGGTCGACCGCATCGCCCGCGACGTGCTCGTGCGCATGGCCCAGCGCGACCTGGACCAACACCCCGGCCCCGGACGCCTCACCAGCACTCCCTACCGGGGCGAGGCGGCCGAGCTGGATCTCGACCGCTCGCTGGAGCGGGTGCTCGAACAGCCGGAGGTGACCGACGAGGACCTGGTGGTGATCGAGCGCCGACCGCGAAAGCGTGCCTACGCACTGATGCTCGACGTCTCCGGCTCGATGCAAGGCGCCGCCATCTACGAGGCCGCGCTGGCGTTGGCCGCCGTCGCCGTTCGGGTCGATCCGGACCCCTTCGCCGTCATCGCCTTCTGGCGCGACGCGGCAGTACTCAAACGGCTGGACGAGCCGGTCGACCTCGACCACCTGATCGACCGGGTACTGTCCCTTCCCGGGCGTGGGCTTACCAACCTGGCGCTCGGCCTGCGCGTCGGCCTGGACGAACTGTCCCGCGCCAGCACACAGGAGCGCGTCGGCCTCCTCTTCAGCGACGGTCTCCGCACGGCCGGACCGCCGCCGGACGCCTACGCCGCCGCCTTCCCGACCCTCCACGTGATCTCAACCGGCCGCTCCGAGCAATCCGCCACCGCCTGCCGCGAGCTGGCCGCGCTCGGCGACGGCCGCTACGCCGCCATCACCGGCCTCGCCAGCATCCCCACCGCCATCAGCGCGTGTCTGTATGGATAG
- a CDS encoding ABC transporter permease produces the protein MGSLSAELLLLRRRAANWILLAIAVLLTLFFAYVLPYYAYVSDSGAPGFRTELSALLPEGFVATLASGFPFYIGILGLILGVLVFGSEYGWATLKTTLMQRPGRIRWLLAKLGALAIALVVATVAVYAAGALFSVGVALWEGAAISWPSAGEILRGMGAGWLILALWTLLGVLLAVLSRGTALALGLGIMYGLVVEGLVSGFGNSIALLHDLSLAFLRTNAYSLVAPLTGQSSDAGGPGAFSGPFVDPWQALVVIAGYIVLFGGISALLLYRRDVT, from the coding sequence GTGGGTAGTCTATCGGCCGAACTGTTGCTGCTGCGGCGCCGCGCGGCGAACTGGATCTTGCTGGCGATCGCCGTGCTGCTGACGCTCTTCTTCGCCTACGTGCTGCCGTACTACGCCTACGTGAGTGACTCGGGCGCTCCAGGGTTCCGCACCGAACTCTCGGCGCTGCTCCCGGAGGGCTTCGTCGCGACGCTGGCCTCGGGCTTTCCGTTCTATATCGGCATCCTCGGGCTGATTCTGGGTGTGCTGGTGTTCGGCAGTGAGTACGGGTGGGCCACGCTGAAGACGACCCTGATGCAGCGGCCGGGGCGGATACGCTGGCTGCTGGCCAAGCTGGGTGCGCTGGCGATCGCCCTGGTCGTCGCCACCGTCGCTGTCTACGCGGCGGGCGCGCTCTTCAGCGTCGGGGTGGCCCTCTGGGAGGGCGCGGCGATTTCCTGGCCGTCGGCCGGGGAGATCCTGCGCGGCATGGGTGCCGGCTGGCTGATTCTGGCGCTCTGGACCCTGCTTGGCGTGCTGCTGGCCGTCCTGTCGCGCGGCACGGCGCTGGCTCTCGGGCTCGGCATCATGTACGGCCTGGTCGTGGAGGGGCTGGTCAGCGGCTTCGGCAACAGCATCGCGCTTCTGCACGATCTGTCGCTGGCGTTCCTGCGCACCAACGCCTATTCCCTGGTGGCGCCGCTCACCGGGCAGAGCTCCGATGCGGGCGGCCCAGGTGCGTTCAGCGGTCCGTTTGTCGATCCCTGGCAGGCACTGGTGGTCATTGCCGGATACATCGTGCTCTTCGGTGGTATCTCGGCGTTGCTCCTGTACCGCCGCGACGTGACATGA
- a CDS encoding DUF6220 domain-containing protein, which translates to MQMALARAHQIVAWFTVVGILLQIYLAGGGSFGAVSYDLHRAWGNLLGLPILVLPILALAGRIGRRGIGLTMLLLGLYIVQMALPSLRVGLPYIAAFHVLNATALVGVAAATGRASGAAIAARRRTPVLTTTSAGSEHGA; encoded by the coding sequence ATGCAGATGGCACTCGCGCGAGCGCACCAGATCGTCGCGTGGTTCACCGTGGTAGGCATCCTGCTCCAGATCTACCTCGCAGGCGGTGGGTCCTTCGGTGCAGTGAGCTACGACTTGCACCGCGCGTGGGGGAACCTCCTGGGCCTACCGATCCTGGTGCTGCCGATCCTCGCGCTCGCGGGTCGCATCGGCCGGCGTGGGATTGGCCTGACGATGCTCTTGCTTGGGCTCTACATCGTGCAGATGGCACTACCGAGCCTGCGCGTGGGCCTGCCCTACATCGCGGCCTTCCATGTGCTTAACGCTACTGCACTGGTCGGAGTCGCGGCTGCGACCGGACGCGCCTCCGGAGCCGCGATTGCGGCACGGCGGCGCACACCCGTGCTCACGACCACGTCGGCAGGGTCGGAGCACGGCGCCTGA
- a CDS encoding SHOCT domain-containing protein, translating to MNEIVLAVPVLASVGGGWGPGGPWWIFGPLMLLFWVALAATVVWLIVRRTRPAEPTANDRARGILAERFARGELSAEEYRERLEQLQ from the coding sequence ATGAACGAGATCGTACTCGCGGTGCCGGTGCTGGCTTCGGTGGGCGGCGGCTGGGGCCCGGGCGGGCCGTGGTGGATCTTTGGTCCGCTCATGCTGCTGTTCTGGGTTGCCCTGGCGGCGACGGTGGTCTGGCTGATCGTGCGTCGCACGCGGCCGGCGGAGCCGACGGCCAACGACCGGGCGCGTGGGATCCTGGCGGAGCGGTTCGCCCGCGGTGAACTGTCGGCCGAGGAGTACCGAGAGCGGTTGGAGCAGCTTCAGTAA
- a CDS encoding response regulator transcription factor has protein sequence MERPTTVLIVDDEEDIVALMRDFLEAEGYAVLAAYDGPTALRTLEHEPVDCVLLDVMMPGPSGYDVLRRIRENRDVPVLFLTARQEDHDKIRGLGLGADDFIVKSATPGEVVARIKAVLRRYRRGEPAPRAVLDFGRLVIDVQAHEVRVDGKPVQLTAREFELLQLFAEHPRQVFTREQLFQRLWGEFGDRHTVTVHIGRLREKIEEDPANPRYIVTVWGVGYRFDGEARP, from the coding sequence ATGGAGCGACCGACAACCGTGCTGATCGTGGACGACGAGGAGGACATCGTCGCCCTGATGCGCGACTTCCTGGAGGCCGAGGGCTATGCGGTCCTGGCGGCCTACGACGGCCCGACCGCGCTTCGCACGCTGGAGCACGAGCCGGTTGACTGTGTCCTGCTCGACGTGATGATGCCGGGCCCGTCCGGCTATGACGTGCTGCGGCGCATCCGCGAGAACCGGGATGTGCCGGTCCTCTTCCTCACCGCCCGACAGGAGGACCATGACAAGATCCGCGGTCTGGGACTCGGCGCCGACGATTTCATCGTCAAGTCCGCTACACCCGGCGAAGTCGTCGCCCGCATCAAGGCAGTCCTCCGCCGCTACCGGCGCGGCGAGCCAGCACCCCGCGCCGTCCTCGACTTCGGCCGGCTCGTGATCGACGTGCAGGCGCACGAGGTCCGCGTCGATGGCAAGCCGGTGCAACTGACAGCGCGCGAGTTCGAGTTGCTCCAGCTCTTCGCCGAGCACCCACGCCAGGTCTTCACCCGCGAGCAGCTCTTCCAGCGGCTCTGGGGCGAGTTCGGCGACCGGCATACCGTCACCGTGCACATCGGGCGACTGCGGGAGAAGATCGAGGAAGACCCGGCCAACCCGCGCTACATCGTGACGGTCTGGGGCGTTGGCTATCGCTTCGACGGGGAGGCCCGCCCATGA
- a CDS encoding ABC transporter ATP-binding protein → MTMDFAIETDGLTKRYSEHILAVDGVTLRVRRGEVYGFVGPNGAGKTTTMRMLVGLIRPSAGQARVLGKPPGSPDSLARVGAMIEAPGFYPFLSGRDNLRVMARHAGVPEKRLDAVLEQVGLADRAGDPFGTYSMGMKQRLGLAAALLKDPELLILDEPTSGLDPEGIAEMRDFVRQLTQGERTVFLSSHLMTEVEQICDRIGIIRRGRLVAEGTLDELRGQPELHLRATPIDRARRMVESLPYVERLIADDGKLVLTMDLQRAGELNRQLVSADVEVTELTPARTSLEEVYFDLVQAEQAGDVEGDTYRG, encoded by the coding sequence ATGACGATGGACTTTGCAATCGAGACCGATGGCCTGACCAAGCGCTACAGCGAGCACATCCTGGCAGTCGACGGGGTGACGCTGCGTGTGCGGCGCGGGGAGGTCTACGGCTTCGTCGGCCCGAACGGCGCCGGAAAGACGACCACGATGCGGATGCTGGTCGGCCTCATCCGGCCGAGCGCCGGGCAGGCTCGCGTGCTGGGCAAGCCCCCCGGCTCGCCTGACTCGCTGGCGCGCGTCGGCGCGATGATCGAGGCCCCGGGGTTCTATCCGTTTCTGAGCGGACGGGACAACCTGCGGGTCATGGCTCGCCACGCCGGGGTGCCGGAGAAGCGGCTCGATGCGGTTCTGGAGCAGGTGGGCCTGGCCGACCGTGCGGGCGATCCATTCGGCACCTACTCGATGGGGATGAAGCAGCGGCTCGGCCTGGCGGCCGCCCTGCTCAAGGACCCGGAGCTGCTGATCCTGGACGAGCCGACCAGCGGCCTCGACCCCGAAGGGATCGCCGAGATGCGCGACTTCGTGCGCCAGTTGACGCAGGGGGAGCGCACCGTGTTCCTGTCCAGCCACCTGATGACCGAGGTCGAGCAGATCTGTGACCGGATCGGGATCATCCGGCGCGGCCGGTTGGTGGCCGAGGGCACGCTCGACGAGCTGCGCGGTCAGCCGGAACTGCACCTGCGGGCGACGCCGATCGATCGGGCGCGCCGGATGGTGGAGTCGCTCCCCTACGTCGAGCGTCTGATCGCTGACGACGGGAAGCTGGTCCTGACGATGGACTTGCAGCGGGCTGGGGAGCTCAACCGCCAGCTCGTCAGCGCCGACGTGGAAGTCACCGAACTGACCCCGGCCCGCACCTCGCTGGAAGAGGTCTACTTTGACCTCGTCCAGGCGGAGCAAGCGGGCGATGTGGAGGGGGATACCTACCGTGGGTAG
- a CDS encoding Zn-dependent hydrolase — protein sequence MATQERLWIDPAEVERYVLELAQHGGDGTGVRRLVYSPEWVAAQDLVARWCEEAGMEVRRDAVGNVWGRLEGTEGGPSIATGSHIDSQNPGGRYDGALGVIAGILAVRAVRERYGRPRRTIEVVSLCEEESSRFPSAAFWGSRAITGRSTPEDAENMRGYGGETMAEAMRAVGLDPARIPEARRNDIETWIELHVEQGPILEQAGLPVAIVNGLPSIRHYVVRVDGRSDHAGAMPMDLRRDPMAGAAEMISGVIGTALQMGRPAVTTVGRMLVEPNFPAIVPERVTFTIDARHADPAQRDRLYAAHEALLREVAERRGLNVSWEITADLPPCPADPDLVRLLEEVAAEQGIPTMTMPSGAVHDTQRMAEIAKVAMIFVQSKDGRSHTPAEYTAPEHAAAGIQVLAAALHRLAY from the coding sequence ATGGCGACGCAGGAGCGGCTCTGGATCGATCCGGCGGAGGTCGAGCGGTACGTGCTGGAGCTGGCCCAGCACGGTGGTGACGGGACCGGTGTGCGCCGACTGGTCTACTCGCCGGAGTGGGTGGCGGCACAGGACCTCGTCGCCCGCTGGTGCGAGGAGGCCGGGATGGAGGTGCGCCGCGACGCGGTCGGCAACGTCTGGGGGCGGTTGGAGGGGACCGAAGGCGGACCGTCGATCGCGACCGGCTCTCACATCGACTCGCAGAACCCCGGCGGGCGCTACGACGGCGCACTGGGTGTCATCGCCGGCATCCTGGCCGTGCGGGCGGTGCGCGAGCGCTACGGGCGCCCGCGGCGCACGATTGAGGTCGTCTCGCTCTGTGAGGAGGAGTCGAGCCGCTTCCCGTCGGCCGCGTTCTGGGGTTCGCGGGCCATCACCGGCCGGAGCACGCCTGAGGATGCGGAAAACATGCGCGGCTACGGCGGCGAGACGATGGCGGAGGCGATGCGCGCGGTGGGGCTCGACCCGGCCCGCATCCCTGAGGCGCGACGGAACGACATCGAGACCTGGATCGAGCTGCACGTCGAGCAGGGGCCGATCCTGGAGCAGGCGGGTCTGCCGGTGGCGATCGTGAACGGCCTGCCGAGCATCCGGCACTACGTGGTCCGGGTTGACGGCCGCTCCGACCATGCCGGGGCGATGCCGATGGACCTGCGGCGCGACCCGATGGCGGGGGCGGCCGAGATGATCTCGGGTGTCATCGGCACCGCGCTGCAGATGGGCCGGCCCGCCGTCACCACCGTCGGCCGTATGCTGGTCGAGCCGAACTTCCCGGCCATCGTGCCCGAGCGCGTCACCTTCACCATCGACGCGCGCCACGCCGACCCTGCGCAGCGTGATCGGCTCTACGCGGCCCACGAGGCACTGCTCCGCGAGGTGGCCGAGCGGCGGGGACTGAATGTGTCATGGGAGATCACGGCCGACCTGCCGCCCTGCCCGGCGGATCCTGACCTCGTGCGTCTGCTGGAGGAAGTGGCAGCGGAGCAGGGTATCCCGACGATGACGATGCCGAGCGGGGCGGTGCACGACACCCAGCGCATGGCCGAGATCGCCAAGGTGGCGATGATCTTCGTGCAGAGCAAGGATGGCCGCAGCCACACACCGGCCGAGTACACCGCACCTGAGCACGCCGCCGCGGGTATCCAGGTTCTCGCCGCGGCGCTCCACCGGTTGGCATACTGA